The following proteins are co-located in the Solanum pennellii chromosome 1, SPENNV200 genome:
- the LOC107023700 gene encoding uncharacterized protein LOC107023700 translates to MDLRKGYCQVRIAERDEPKIVFVNRYGAYKWLVMPFGLTNAPVTFSTLIKKMFHPYFDQFVVYLDDIFIYNNTFKEWQDFLAEFDYILEYKPGRGNVVADALRRKAELATITTTDCDIQDAIQDDMQHDLETKNLMELAAKARLGAFGWKKASCFLPFGGYMYLSLDR, encoded by the exons ATGGATCTCCGGAAAGGCTACTGCCAAGTGCGCATCGCAGAGAGGGACGAGCCAAAGATAGTGTTTGTGAACAGATATGGAGCATACAAGTGGTTGGTTATGCCTTTCGGTTTAACCAATGCACCTGTCACCTTTTCCACGTTGATAAAAAAGATGTTTCACCCCTACTTTGACCAGTTTGTGGTGTACTTGGATGACATATTCATCTACAACAACACCTTCAAGGA GTGGCAAGATTTTCTAGCAGAATTCGACTACATCTTGGAGTATAAGCCGGGGCGAGGCAATGTTGTGGCCGATGCACTTAGAAGAAAGGCCGAGCTTGCTACCATCACTACAACTGACTGTGACATTCAAGATGCAATCCAGGATGACATGCAACACGATCTAGAGACCAAGAATTTAATGGAGCTGGCTGCCAAGGCAAGACTAGGCGCTTTTGGGTGGAAGAAGGCCTCTTGCTTTCTTCCATTTGGAGGATATATGTACCTAAGTTTGGATCGATGA